A genomic segment from Janibacter sp. DB-40 encodes:
- the dtd gene encoding D-aminoacyl-tRNA deacylase, whose amino-acid sequence MRTVVQRVTSARVRVGTETVGEIGPGLVALVGVTHDDGPEEIATTVRKIAELRIMAGETSVTDSGGAVLVVSQFTLHADIRKGRRPSWNAAAPGPVAEPVVDAVAAGLRERGLTVATGRFGAEMAVDIHGDGPVTLVIDVPA is encoded by the coding sequence ATGAGGACGGTCGTGCAGCGGGTGACCTCCGCCCGCGTGCGCGTCGGCACGGAGACCGTCGGGGAGATCGGGCCCGGCCTCGTCGCCCTCGTCGGCGTGACCCACGACGACGGGCCCGAGGAGATCGCGACGACGGTGCGCAAGATCGCCGAGCTGCGCATCATGGCCGGCGAGACGTCCGTGACCGACAGCGGCGGTGCGGTGCTCGTGGTCAGCCAGTTCACCCTGCACGCCGACATCCGCAAGGGGCGCCGCCCCTCGTGGAACGCCGCCGCCCCGGGGCCGGTCGCCGAACCCGTCGTCGACGCCGTCGCCGCGGGGCTGCGCGAGCGCGGCCTGACGGTGGCGACCGGCCGGTTCGGCGCCGAGATGGCCGTCGACATCCACGGTGACGGTCCGGTGACCCTCGTCATCGACGTGCCCGCATAG
- a CDS encoding DUF2516 family protein, protein MQIIGQIQGWIILGLGLLALATEAYALLHAVRQRPDAFTAAGKKSKTFWVAALALATLLGFAVLGSGLGLLAIIGIVVAGVYLADVRPAIDTVMGRRR, encoded by the coding sequence GTGCAGATCATCGGTCAGATCCAGGGCTGGATCATCCTCGGTCTGGGGCTCCTCGCCCTGGCCACGGAGGCCTACGCCCTCCTCCACGCCGTCCGGCAGCGCCCGGACGCCTTCACGGCTGCCGGCAAGAAGTCGAAGACCTTCTGGGTCGCGGCCCTGGCCCTCGCCACGCTCCTGGGCTTCGCCGTGCTCGGCAGCGGCCTCGGGCTGCTGGCGATCATCGGCATCGTCGTCGCCGGCGTCTACCTCGCGGACGTGCGGCCCGCCATCGACACCGTGATGGGTCGTCGGCGCTGA
- a CDS encoding phosphomannose isomerase type II C-terminal cupin domain: MSNLPDPRRSIFVSQRPWGRFEQFTSNEPTTVKVVTVEPGHRLSLQTHEHRGEFWQVLDGPLDVTVDDESWAAQPGEKVWVPPGAVHRMGNSGDAPARVLEIGYGDFDEADIVRLEDDYRR, translated from the coding sequence GTGAGCAACCTGCCTGACCCGCGACGCTCGATCTTCGTCTCGCAGCGCCCGTGGGGTCGGTTCGAGCAGTTCACCAGCAACGAGCCGACGACCGTCAAGGTCGTCACCGTCGAGCCGGGGCACCGCCTGTCGCTGCAGACCCACGAGCACCGGGGTGAGTTCTGGCAGGTCCTCGACGGGCCGCTCGACGTCACCGTCGACGACGAGTCGTGGGCGGCACAGCCCGGCGAGAAGGTGTGGGTGCCCCCGGGTGCCGTGCACCGGATGGGCAACTCGGGCGACGCGCCGGCCCGGGTCCTGGAGATCGGGTACGGCGACTTCGACGAGGCCGACATCGTGCGTCTCGAGGACGACTACCGCCGCTGA